A region of Bdellovibrio sp. ArHS DNA encodes the following proteins:
- the pyrF gene encoding orotidine-5'-phosphate decarboxylase produces the protein MKKNLRAHPMRNPIILALDVDTRDRALKIADELSDIVGGFKLGPRLCLRYGMDFVKEMAQRGPIFLDNKHFDIPSTMEAAVRASFEAGASLVTVHALSGAEALRKMAEVEKELQAQRPFKILAVTILTSWDQSSLPRNMKEQPISQHVTDLVDLVGASGLQGVVCSPHELDLLQNRDLYLVTPGIRFSMQDSGDQKRIMGPKEALRSGASALVVGRPILEAKNIKEAATDFVMAVYEEK, from the coding sequence TTGAAAAAAAATCTTCGAGCTCACCCCATGCGAAATCCCATCATCTTGGCTCTTGATGTGGACACTCGGGATCGCGCTTTAAAAATCGCGGACGAATTAAGCGACATCGTCGGGGGATTCAAGCTGGGGCCGCGCTTGTGTCTGCGTTATGGAATGGACTTTGTGAAGGAGATGGCTCAACGAGGCCCCATTTTTCTGGATAACAAGCATTTCGATATTCCCTCAACGATGGAAGCAGCCGTGCGCGCCAGTTTTGAAGCAGGGGCTTCCCTGGTGACGGTGCATGCCTTGAGTGGGGCAGAGGCCTTGCGGAAAATGGCCGAGGTTGAAAAGGAGCTCCAGGCGCAGCGACCTTTCAAGATTCTCGCTGTCACGATCCTCACGTCCTGGGATCAAAGCTCTCTTCCGCGAAATATGAAAGAGCAACCTATTTCCCAACACGTGACGGATCTAGTGGATTTGGTCGGCGCCTCAGGGCTGCAGGGGGTGGTTTGTTCTCCTCATGAATTGGACCTTTTACAAAACCGCGATCTTTACCTTGTCACCCCTGGAATTCGATTTAGTATGCAGGATTCCGGCGATCAAAAGCGTATCATGGGTCCTAAAGAAGCTCTGCGAAGCGGAGCCTCGGCATTGGTCGTCGGTCGACCCATCCTTGAAGCGAAAAACATCAAGGAAGCTGCAACTGATTTTGTAATGGCTGTATATGAAGAAAAATAA
- the purH gene encoding bifunctional phosphoribosylaminoimidazolecarboxamide formyltransferase/IMP cyclohydrolase: MKQIRRALLSVSDKTGLVELAKALASRNVELIASGGTAKTLIDAGLSVTPVEKLSGHGEAFQGRMKTISFEIASSLLFRREDPSDLEQAKNLNIEPIDLVVVNLYPFHETLKKQSGFEECIENIDIGGPTLLRAGAKNFQSVTVLCEPSQYAEFMNEFQSGGTSFEFRQKCASRVYTMTAFYDLAIAGYLTQKTGEALRYGENPHQKAFVLKSPFAEGLAHAKSLQGKEMSYNNYLDADFALKTLQDVHSWQANKALPTAVVVKHNTPCGLAVAEAPLRALDKAWKGDEKSSFGGIIALNFPVTDEVAAFFAEKFVEVILAPSFSESAREKLKKNCRVMEISLQPHTAWQMRSIEGGVLMQEQDSFDLTQMQTVTQSKFAPEKEKLAGFAALAVKNLKSNAIALCRQDGPEFELLTMGSGQTNRVDCIEKLIYSRLKDKGIQDVSDVVLASDAFFPFPDSVQVAANLGVKYIIQPGGSIKDHDVIAEADRLNVAMIFTGRRHFLH, translated from the coding sequence ATGAAACAGATTCGTCGCGCATTATTGAGCGTTTCAGATAAAACGGGCTTAGTGGAATTGGCGAAAGCACTGGCTTCCCGGAATGTGGAATTGATCGCCAGTGGGGGAACGGCAAAAACATTGATCGACGCCGGTCTGTCCGTGACTCCAGTTGAAAAACTGAGTGGTCACGGCGAGGCTTTTCAAGGACGAATGAAGACGATTAGTTTTGAGATCGCATCTAGCCTTCTTTTCCGTCGAGAAGACCCCAGCGATCTTGAGCAGGCCAAAAATTTGAATATTGAACCGATTGATCTTGTTGTCGTGAATCTCTATCCCTTTCACGAGACCTTGAAAAAACAAAGCGGCTTTGAAGAATGCATCGAAAACATCGATATCGGCGGTCCGACGCTTCTTCGTGCCGGCGCTAAAAACTTCCAGTCTGTAACGGTGCTCTGTGAGCCCTCGCAGTATGCAGAGTTCATGAATGAGTTCCAGTCGGGCGGTACGTCCTTCGAGTTCCGGCAAAAATGCGCCTCGCGGGTTTACACCATGACGGCCTTTTATGACCTGGCTATTGCCGGTTATCTTACTCAGAAAACAGGAGAAGCTTTGCGCTACGGTGAAAATCCGCATCAAAAGGCTTTCGTTCTCAAGAGTCCTTTCGCAGAAGGGTTGGCCCACGCGAAATCTTTGCAGGGCAAAGAGATGTCTTACAATAATTATCTGGATGCAGATTTTGCGTTAAAGACGTTACAGGATGTTCACTCCTGGCAGGCCAACAAGGCTTTGCCAACGGCAGTGGTGGTGAAACATAATACGCCTTGTGGGTTGGCTGTCGCGGAAGCCCCCCTTCGCGCTTTAGACAAAGCCTGGAAAGGGGACGAAAAAAGCTCTTTTGGCGGCATCATTGCTTTGAATTTCCCGGTGACTGACGAGGTGGCCGCTTTCTTCGCGGAAAAATTTGTCGAAGTCATTTTAGCTCCATCCTTTTCGGAATCGGCGCGCGAAAAGCTTAAGAAGAATTGTCGTGTCATGGAAATCAGTCTGCAACCGCACACGGCTTGGCAGATGCGCTCCATCGAAGGCGGCGTTTTAATGCAGGAACAAGACAGCTTTGATCTTACGCAGATGCAGACCGTGACACAGAGTAAGTTTGCGCCTGAAAAAGAAAAGCTGGCGGGATTTGCTGCTTTGGCGGTCAAGAATTTAAAAAGTAACGCCATTGCCCTCTGTCGTCAGGACGGACCTGAATTTGAATTGCTGACGATGGGCTCAGGCCAGACCAATCGAGTCGACTGTATTGAAAAGTTGATTTATTCAAGATTGAAAGACAAAGGCATTCAGGATGTTTCTGATGTGGTCCTGGCATCGGATGCGTTCTTTCCGTTCCCCGATTCAGTGCAAGTCGCTGCGAACCTGGGGGTCAAATACATTATTCAGCCAGGCGGCTCCATCAAGGATCACGATGTGATCGCAGAAGCGGATCGTTTGAACGTAGCGATGATTTTTACCGGTCGTCGTCATTTCCTTCACTAA
- a CDS encoding phosphoribosylformylglycinamidine synthase subunit PurQ — translation MSMKPKFLVLWGDGINCENETARAIGLAGGEACPVHVNELLKDPGLLQQHHALVFPGGFSFGDHLGSGQILALKLENTLKAELQEFVKSKPVLGICNGFQTLVRLGLLPDADFQRSCALVKNEQGHFIDHWTELQRNDLSPCIWTKSLPKELVLPIRHGEGRFVCQDEKVLSRLQEKQQVVLRYKNNVNGAADRIAGVCDPSGLVFALMPHPEAAVHDWHLPFSGKAWGLEFFKSAVEFLRGNK, via the coding sequence ATGTCTATGAAGCCTAAGTTTTTAGTTCTTTGGGGCGACGGGATCAATTGTGAAAACGAAACAGCGCGGGCGATCGGTCTTGCCGGAGGCGAAGCTTGTCCCGTCCACGTGAACGAACTTTTAAAAGATCCGGGTTTGTTGCAGCAACATCATGCTCTGGTTTTCCCGGGGGGCTTTTCTTTCGGAGATCATTTGGGCAGTGGACAAATTTTAGCATTAAAGCTGGAAAACACCTTGAAAGCGGAGCTTCAGGAATTTGTGAAGAGCAAACCCGTTTTGGGAATATGCAACGGTTTTCAGACCCTGGTGCGCCTGGGACTTTTGCCCGATGCCGACTTCCAGCGTTCCTGCGCTTTAGTGAAAAACGAACAAGGGCACTTCATTGATCATTGGACAGAGCTTCAACGCAACGACTTGTCGCCTTGTATCTGGACGAAGTCGCTGCCAAAAGAGTTGGTGCTGCCAATTCGCCATGGCGAAGGACGCTTTGTTTGTCAGGACGAAAAAGTATTGAGTCGCCTGCAGGAAAAACAACAGGTCGTTCTTCGCTATAAAAATAACGTCAATGGCGCCGCCGATCGTATTGCGGGTGTTTGTGATCCTTCCGGTTTGGTTTTTGCCTTGATGCCGCATCCGGAAGCGGCTGTGCATGATTGGCATTTGCCTTTTTCAGGAAAAGCTTGGGGTTTAGAATTTTTTAAAAGTGCAGTGGAGTTTTTAAGGGGAAACAAATGA
- the purM gene encoding phosphoribosylformylglycinamidine cyclo-ligase has product MSQKVDYKEAGVDITKADAFVERIKKLVPTTFNDQVLQGIGGFAAVYKLNDQKYLASCTDGVGTKLKIGQQLDKHHGIGIDLVAMCVNDLLCVGAKPLFFLDYMAFGKLDTRISEELIAGMVDGCRQSGMALIGGETAEMPGIYKEGEYDLAGFSVGELAPSDMFKEDAMNEGDVVLGLASSGFHSNGYSLLRKLVKDSESDLLEQLLEPTQIYVEIFSHLRQKFSQGILAAAHITGGGIYNIPRMSDKYDYDITFWPSVSEMAPVFQHLLQRMDLSQEELFRTFNMGVGLTVLVKKSQAEEILAELQAKKIKAWKLGHISKGTGEIKMGAWKM; this is encoded by the coding sequence ATGTCACAGAAAGTGGATTACAAAGAAGCCGGTGTCGATATCACGAAGGCGGACGCTTTTGTTGAAAGAATTAAGAAACTTGTTCCCACGACGTTCAATGATCAGGTTCTGCAGGGAATCGGTGGTTTTGCCGCCGTTTACAAACTCAACGATCAAAAGTATCTTGCTTCCTGCACGGATGGCGTGGGTACGAAACTTAAAATCGGCCAGCAGTTGGATAAACACCATGGCATAGGTATCGATCTTGTTGCCATGTGCGTGAACGATCTCTTATGTGTGGGCGCAAAGCCGTTATTCTTTCTGGATTACATGGCCTTCGGAAAATTAGACACACGAATCAGTGAAGAGCTGATTGCCGGTATGGTCGATGGTTGCCGTCAATCTGGGATGGCCTTGATCGGTGGCGAGACCGCGGAAATGCCAGGAATTTATAAAGAAGGTGAATATGATTTGGCTGGCTTCAGTGTCGGCGAATTGGCACCGTCTGACATGTTCAAGGAAGATGCGATGAATGAAGGCGATGTCGTGCTGGGTCTTGCCTCCAGCGGATTTCATTCGAACGGGTACTCATTGCTTCGTAAATTAGTCAAAGACTCGGAAAGTGATCTTTTGGAACAGTTGCTAGAGCCAACGCAGATTTATGTCGAAATTTTTTCGCATCTACGTCAGAAATTTTCTCAAGGAATTTTGGCAGCGGCCCACATCACGGGCGGCGGGATTTATAATATTCCCCGCATGAGTGACAAGTATGACTATGATATTACTTTCTGGCCGTCGGTGTCGGAAATGGCTCCGGTGTTTCAACATCTGCTGCAACGAATGGATCTATCGCAAGAAGAGCTTTTCCGCACCTTCAACATGGGTGTCGGCTTGACGGTCCTTGTGAAAAAATCTCAGGCCGAAGAGATTCTGGCTGAACTGCAGGCGAAAAAAATAAAAGCCTGGAAGCTGGGACATATTTCTAAAGGTACTGGCGAAATTAAAATGGGCGCATGGAAGATGTAA